A window from Thermomonas aquatica encodes these proteins:
- the gph gene encoding phosphoglycolate phosphatase (PGP is an essential enzyme in the glycolate salvage pathway in higher organisms (photorespiration in plants). Phosphoglycolate results from the oxidase activity of RubisCO in the Calvin cycle when concentrations of carbon dioxide are low relative to oxygen. This enzyme is a member of the Haloacid Dehalogenase (HAD) superfamily of aspartate-nucleophile hydrolase enzymes (PF00702).) yields the protein MRAQTGMTSNMFPKLVLFDLDGTLLDSAPDMAATVNRMRAARGQGPMPLAELRPHVSKGSRAMSAAAFPELGGEVSGEVIREFLDTYEQELGKHSVLFDGVAELLDAIEADGSRWGIVTNKPEYLARQVLPQLGWDTRCAILVGGDSLPQRKPHPLPLLHSAETLGVDIADCVYVGDDQRDIDAARAAGMRSVVALWGYRPEGDDPHAWGGDVLVESARDLLDPALWSALR from the coding sequence CTGCGCGCGCAAACCGGCATGACGTCGAACATGTTCCCGAAGCTGGTGCTGTTCGACCTGGACGGCACCCTGCTCGACAGCGCGCCGGACATGGCGGCCACGGTGAACCGCATGCGCGCCGCGCGCGGGCAGGGGCCGATGCCGCTGGCCGAACTGCGCCCGCATGTCTCGAAGGGGTCGCGGGCGATGAGCGCGGCGGCGTTCCCGGAACTCGGCGGCGAAGTGAGCGGCGAGGTGATCCGCGAGTTCCTCGACACCTACGAACAGGAGCTCGGCAAGCACAGCGTGCTGTTCGATGGCGTGGCCGAACTGCTGGACGCCATCGAAGCCGACGGCAGCCGCTGGGGCATCGTCACCAACAAGCCGGAATACCTGGCCAGGCAAGTCCTGCCGCAACTCGGCTGGGACACGCGCTGCGCGATCCTGGTCGGCGGCGACAGCCTGCCGCAGCGCAAGCCGCATCCGCTGCCGTTGCTGCATTCGGCGGAAACGCTGGGTGTCGACATCGCCGATTGCGTGTACGTGGGCGACGACCAGCGCGACATCGATGCCGCACGCGCGGCCGGGATGCGTTCGGTCGTCGCGCTGTGGGGCTATCGTCCCGAAGGCGACGATCCGCACGCATGGGGCGGCGACGTGTTGGTCGAATCGGCGCGCGACCTGCTGGATCCGGCACTCTGGAGCGCATTGCGATGA
- the ubiG gene encoding bifunctional 2-polyprenyl-6-hydroxyphenol methylase/3-demethylubiquinol 3-O-methyltransferase UbiG: protein MNAASTNFSQAELDKFDELAQRWWDPNGPQKALHALNPARLGYVAERAQLRDAAVLDVGCGGGLLSEALAQSGARVTAIDLAPNLLKVARLHGLESGIKVDYREMPVEALAGEAPASFDVITCMEMLEHVPQPASIIDACAKLLKPGGRLFLSTLNRTPAAFALAIVGAEYVARVLPKGTHQYRDFIKPSELAKWLREAGLELEDVSGLMYEPWRNSARVIARTDINYLACARKPA, encoded by the coding sequence ATGAACGCCGCATCGACCAATTTCTCGCAAGCCGAACTCGACAAGTTCGACGAACTGGCCCAGCGTTGGTGGGATCCGAACGGCCCGCAGAAAGCGCTGCATGCCTTGAACCCGGCGCGCCTGGGCTATGTCGCCGAGCGCGCGCAACTGCGCGATGCCGCGGTGCTGGACGTCGGTTGCGGCGGCGGCTTGCTGAGCGAGGCGCTGGCGCAGTCCGGCGCGCGCGTCACCGCCATCGACCTGGCGCCGAACCTGCTGAAGGTCGCGCGCCTGCACGGGCTGGAGTCGGGGATCAAGGTCGATTACCGCGAGATGCCGGTCGAGGCCTTGGCCGGTGAGGCGCCGGCATCGTTCGACGTCATCACCTGCATGGAAATGCTGGAACACGTGCCGCAGCCGGCCTCGATCATCGATGCCTGCGCCAAATTGCTGAAGCCAGGCGGCCGCCTGTTCCTGTCCACCCTCAACCGCACGCCGGCCGCGTTCGCGCTGGCCATCGTCGGCGCCGAATACGTGGCCCGGGTACTGCCGAAGGGAACGCATCAGTACCGCGATTTCATCAAGCCCTCGGAACTGGCGAAGTGGCTGCGCGAGGCGGGCCTCGAACTCGAAGACGTCAGCGGCCTGATGTACGAGCCGTGGCGCAACAGCGCGCGGGTCATCGCACGCACCGACATCAATTACCTCGCCTGCGCGCGCAAACCGGCATGA